The DNA segment CAGCCCGTGGGGCACGCCCTCACCGCGGAGCTGGCCCGGCCCGACCTGCGCGGCTCCGCCTTCGGCATGCAGAACCTGATCGGCGAGACCGGCGCGGTGCTCGCCCCGGCGGTCGGCGGCGCGCTGCGCGACTCCACCGGCGGCTGGACCGCGGCCGTCTGGCTCGACGCCGGGCTGGTCGTGGTGGGCTTCGTGCTGCTGGCGCAGGTACGGGGCCGGCGGGCGGTAAGCCCGGTCTGATCCGGTGACACCCGGGCCCGGCGCTCCGCTCCCGCCGGGCCCCAAGCTCCCACGGAACGAGGAACCACCCCGATGCGCACCGTCCGCGACGCCGCCTTCGACGAACTGCGCAGGCACGGCCTGACCACCCTGTTCGCCAATCCCGGCTCCACCGAGATCGCCCTGCTGTCCGACCTCCCCGGGGACATCCGTTTCGTCCTCGCGCTGCACGAGGGCTCCGTCGTCGGGGCCGCCACCGGCTGGGCCCTGCTGCGCGACGCGCCGGCGCTGGCCGTACTGCACAGCACCGCGGGCCTCGGCAACGCCGTCGGCGCGCTGGCCACCGCCCGCGCCAACCGCGCCCCGCTGGTGGTGCTCGTCGGGCAGCAGGACCGCCGCCACCTCGCCCACGAGCCCTTCCTCACCGGTCGGCTGGACTCCCTCGCCGGCGACTACCCCGTACAGGTCGAGACCCCCCTCCGCGCCCAGGACGTCCCCGGCGCCATCGGGCGCGCCGCGCACGCCGCCCGGACCGGGCGCGGCCCCGCGCTGGTCATCGTCCCCATGAACGACTGGGCCGAGCCCGCCGAGGACCTGCCCGTCCCGGCCCCCGCCGTGCTCCGCACGGCGACCGCGGCCTCGCCCGAGTCCGTGGCCGAGACGGCGGCGCTGCTCGCGGGCGCAGGGGCCCCGGCCCTGGTGGTGGGCGCGGCGGCCGACACCCAGGACACCTGGAGCGCGCTGGTGGCGCTCGCGGAGCGGCTCGGCTGCCCCGTCTGGCAGGAGCCGTTCGGCGCCCGCGCCGGATTCCCGCAGGACCACCGCCTGTTCGCCGGGCACCTGCCCGCGGACCGCGGCCGCCTGCGCGAGGCGCTCGCCCCCCACGACCTGGTACTCGTCGTCGGGGCACCGGTACTGCGCCAGTACCCGTACGACGAGGGGCCGCTGGTACGCCCCGGCACCCGGCTCGTGCTGGTCACCGACGACCCCGCGGAGGCCCATCGGGCCCCCGCCGAACTCGCCGTCCTCACCCCGCTGCCCGACTTCGTCGCCCGTCTCGCCGCCCAGGTGCCGGGGCGCGACGGCGAGGGCGCACGGCCCGCCAGGCGGCCCCGTCCCGCGCCGCCGGCGGCCGGTGAGCCGCTGCGTGCGGCGCACGTGCTGGCCGCGCTCGCCGAGCGGCTGCCCGCCGACACCGTCCTCATCGAGGAGACCCCGTCCAGCCGGCCGGACCTGCACGCGCTGCTGCCCGCGCGGGGGCCGCTCGGATTCCTCAGCGCGGCCATGGGGGGCCTCGGCTTCGCGATGCCCGCGGCGGTCGGGGCCCGGATGGCCGCGCCCCGCCGCCCGGTGCTGGCCGTGCTCGGCGACGGCTCCTCGCTGTACCAGGTGCAGGCGCTGTGGACGGCCGCGCACTACGACGTCGGTGCCGTCTTCGTCGTCCTGTCCAACGGTCGCTACGCGGTCATGGACCGGCTCGCCGAGAAGGCCGGCGGCAAGGGCCCGTGGCCCGCCTTCGACGGCATCAGCGTCCACGCCCTCGCCACCGCACTGGGCTGCCCCGCCGAGCGGATCACACGGCACGACGAGCTGATCGCCGCGCTCGACGCCGTCGTGCCGACGCTCGCCTCGCGTACCCGCCCGCTGCTGCTGGACGTCGCCGTCGAACCCGACCCGACCTTCGAACCCTGAACCGCCCCGCCCCGCCGCGCCCGAGCCCGCGGCGTCCGCGCCCCCGCGCACCGCGCCGCCGCGCTCCGCACCCGGCACCCCGCACCGCGGAACCACTCGAACGAAGGAGCCCATGATGTCCCTGCTCGATACGCACACCTGGTCGGGCAAGATCAACATCGGCGGCTGGACGGCCGCCTCCGGCGGTACCGCGCCCGTCATGGAGCCGGCCACCGGCCAGGTCCTGGAGCACTTCGGGATCGCCGACGGCGCGGACGTGGTGCGCGCCGCCGAGCATGCCGCGCGGCGGCAGGGCGCCTGGGCCAGGGTCCCGTACACCGAGCGGGCCGCGGTGCTGCGGCGGGCGGGCGACCTCTTCACCGAGCACGCCGAGGAGATCCAGGGCTGGCTGGTCAGGGAAGGCGGCAGCATCCCCGGCAAGGCGGCCTTCGAGACGGACACCGCGGCTCAGGAGTGCTACGAGGCGGCCGCGCTCGCCTCCCGGCCGCTGGGGGAGCTGCTGCCCTCCGCGCAGCCCCGGCTGAGCATGGCGCGCCGGGTGCCGGCCGGAGTCGTCGGCGTGATCGCGCCGTTCAACGTGCCGCTGGTGCTCGCGATACGGTCCGTGGCGCCGGCTCTCGCGCTCGGCAACGCGGTCGTCCTCAAGCCGGACCCGCGGACCGCGGTCGGCGGCGGGGTGGCCCTCATGCGGGTCTTCGAGGAGGCGGGCCTGCCCGAGGGGGTGCTCACGCTCGTCCCGGGCGGTGCCGAGGCGGGTGCCGAACTGGTCGCCGCGCCGGAGATCGCGGTGATCTCCTTCACCGGTTCCACCGCTGCCGGGCGCAAGGTCGGGGCGGCCGCCGCCGAGCACCTCAAGCGCGCCCACCTGGAACTCGGCGGCAACTCCGCGATGATCGTGCTGCCGGACGCGGACCTGGAGCGCGCCGTGTCCACCGCCGCGTGGGGCTCCTTCTTCCACCAGGGCCAGGTCTGCATGACCACCGGCCGGCACCTCGTCCACGAGGCCGTCGCGGAGGAGTACGCCGAGCGCCTGGCCGAGCGGGCCGGACACCTGCCCGTCGGCGACCCGAACAAGGAGGAGGTGGCGCTCGGTCCGGTGATCGACGCGGGCCAGCGCGACAAGATCCACTCCCTGGTCACCGCGAGCGTGGCCGGCGGCGCCCGGCTGGCCGCGGGCGGCACCTTCGAGGACCTGTTCTACCGGCCGACCGTGCTCACCGGCGTCGACGAGTCCTCACCGGCCTACACCGAGGAGGTCTTCGGCCCCGTCGCGCCGGTGCGCAGCTTCGCCACGGCGGAGGAGGCGGTGGCGCTGGCGGCGGCGACCACGTACGGGCTCTCGCTGGGCATCCTCACCCGGGACGTGATGAAGGCGCTGGACCTCGCCGAGCGGATCCCCACGGGTCTGGTCCACATCAACGACCAGACCGTCAACGACGAGGCCCCCGTCCCCTTCGGCGGTGTCGGCGCGTCGGGCACCGGTGCACGGTTCGGCGGTGCCGCCAACATCGAGGCGTTCACGGACACCCGCTGGATCACGGTGCGGGGCGAGGAGGCGACGTACCCGTTCTGACCGGCGGCCCGCGCGGCGGGGCACGGCCCCGAGCAGAGGGGGCGCGGGGATGGGGGCCCGCGCCCTCACGGCAGTAGGGGAGCGACCGGCCACGACGAGACCCGCGCACCGTCACCGCTGGAAGAGGCCCCTCCCGTCGGAGCCGTCGAAGTCCTGCCCGAGCGGCCCCATGGCGCCGATCCCGAACACGGCGACGTGGCGCTTGTCGAAGCCCCCTCCGACGGGGGGATCCCCTCCCGTCGGAGACGGGCCACCGGCCAGACGCGGGACCACGCGGACACCCCCCGCTTCCGCTCAGCGGAAACCGGCCTGTTCAGGCCCCACCGGGCGGAGCACCCTGAACACGGTTCCCGTACGGCAGCCCTGCAGGAGGACCGATGACGTCATTCGTCCGCAACCAGTGGTACGTCGCCGCCTACGGCCGGGAGGTGAGCCGCGAACTCTTCTCGCGCACCGTGTGCGGCGAGCCGATCCTGCTGTGGCGCACCGAGTCCGGCGCGGTCACGGCCATGTCCGACCGGTGCGTGCACCGCCGCTTCCCGCTCTCCCAGGAGCCCAGCCGACTCGTCGGCGACCAGGTGGTCTGCGGCTACCACGGCTTCACCTACGGCGCCGACGGCGTCTGCGTGAGCGTGCCCGGGCAGAAGCGGGTGCCGCGCACGGCCCGCCTCACGTCCTACCCGGTCGTCGAGCAGGACTCGTTCGTGTGGGTGTGGATCGGCGACCGCGAACTCGCGGACGAGAAGCTCGTGCCGCGCGCGCCCTGGCTCGACCACCCCGGCTACACCACCGTCTCCGGCATGGAGCCGCTGGCCGCCCGCTACGACCTGCTGGTCGACAACCTGCTCGACCTCTCCCACGAGACGTACCTGCACGGCGGGTACATCGGGACTCCGGAGGTCGCCGAGACGCCGATCACCACCGAGGTGGACGACGCGGCCGGGGTGGTCCGGGTCAGCCGGCGCATGGACGACGCGGCGTGCCCCCCGTTCTACGCCAACTCCACCGGTATCGACGGCCGGATCACCCGCTGGCAGGACATCGAGTACCACGCGCCCTGCCTGTACCTGCTGCACAGCCGGGTCGCCCCGGTCGGCAGCCGGCCCCCGGAGCCGGACGGCACGGACCCGGACGGCTTCCACATGGAGGTCGTGTACGCGATCACGCCCGAGACCGAGCACAGCACGCACGACTTCTGGGCGGTGGCCCGCGACTTCGCCCTGGACGACGCCTCCGTGACCGAGTTCGTCCACGACAACAACCGCACCGTCGTCCTCCAGGACGTGGTGGCCCTCGACGCTCTGGAGAAGGCCATCTCCGCCGAGCGGGGCGGCTACCAGGAGCTCAGCATCAACATCGACACCGGCGGCCTCGCCGCCCGGCGCATCCTCAAGCGGCTGTCCGACGAAGGCGCTGCAGGCGCCGCGGGTGCCGCGGGTGACGCTGCCCCGGCGCCGGTCGCCCGATGAGCGGCCACGATCCCTCGGCGCTGCCCGGCGGAGTCTTCCGCGTCCACTGGGTGCCCGGGACGGACCGGCTGCTCGGCGTCTGCTACTGCGGTGCCGAGCAGGACTTCGAGGATCCGGTCGACCTGTGGAACTGGCTGCTCGCCCACCCGGACGCGCCCGCGAGCACCGAAGAGGGACGCATGGCGCGGACCTGAGCCCGGCCGCCCGCCCGGCGCCCGCGCCCTTCACGGGACGCCGGGCGGGCGCCCGACACCGGTCTCCACCCGGGCCCGGGGCGCCGCCGGGCGATCCGGCACGGCCCGGGCCCCGAGCCAGAGGCGTCACGTCCGCATCCGAGAAAGAGCACCCATGCCTCCCACGACGTCCCCGCACACCGAGGTCGAGCTGGACCTGACCCTGGTGCGCAAGGAGCCCCTGGCCGACGGTGTCGTCCGGCTGACCCTCGGCCATCCGGAGGGCGAGCCGCTGCCCGCCTGGCGGCCCGGCGCGCACATCGACGTCCGGCTCGCGCCGGACCTCGTCCGCCAGTACTCGCTGTGCGGCGACCCGGACGACCCCTCGGTCCTCCAGGTGGCCGTCCTCCGCGAGCAGGACGGCCGCGGCGGCTCCGCCCATGTGCACGATCACCTGGCCGAGGGCGGCACGGTACGGATCCGGGGCCCGCGCAACCACTTCCCGCTGGTCGACGCCGAGCGCTACCTCTTCATCGCCGGCGGCATCGGGATCACGCCGATCCTGCCCATGGTCGCCGAGGCCGCCCGCCGCGGCGCCGACTGGCGGTTGGTGTACGGCGGCCGCACCCGCGCCTCCATGGCCTTCGCCGACCGACTCGCCGCGGACCACCCGGGCCGCGTCGAGATCTGTCCCCAGGACGAGACGGGCCTGCTCGACCTTCAGGGCCTGCTGGGCGAGCCCCGCGCGGACACGGAGGTCTACTGCTGCGGCCCCGCTCCGCTGCTCGGCGCCGTGGAACTGCACTGCCGCGACTGGCCCGCGGGGGCCCTGCACATCGAGCGCTTCACGCCCCGCGAGGACCCCGCACCGGACGGGACGGGGGAGAGCTTCGAGGTGGAGCTGGCCGGCAGCGGCACCACCCTGACCGTGCCGCCCGACCGCTCCGTGCTGGAGGT comes from the Streptomyces sp. TS71-3 genome and includes:
- a CDS encoding benzaldehyde dehydrogenase, with protein sequence MSLLDTHTWSGKINIGGWTAASGGTAPVMEPATGQVLEHFGIADGADVVRAAEHAARRQGAWARVPYTERAAVLRRAGDLFTEHAEEIQGWLVREGGSIPGKAAFETDTAAQECYEAAALASRPLGELLPSAQPRLSMARRVPAGVVGVIAPFNVPLVLAIRSVAPALALGNAVVLKPDPRTAVGGGVALMRVFEEAGLPEGVLTLVPGGAEAGAELVAAPEIAVISFTGSTAAGRKVGAAAAEHLKRAHLELGGNSAMIVLPDADLERAVSTAAWGSFFHQGQVCMTTGRHLVHEAVAEEYAERLAERAGHLPVGDPNKEEVALGPVIDAGQRDKIHSLVTASVAGGARLAAGGTFEDLFYRPTVLTGVDESSPAYTEEVFGPVAPVRSFATAEEAVALAAATTYGLSLGILTRDVMKALDLAERIPTGLVHINDQTVNDEAPVPFGGVGASGTGARFGGAANIEAFTDTRWITVRGEEATYPF
- a CDS encoding thiamine pyrophosphate-dependent enzyme — encoded protein: MRTVRDAAFDELRRHGLTTLFANPGSTEIALLSDLPGDIRFVLALHEGSVVGAATGWALLRDAPALAVLHSTAGLGNAVGALATARANRAPLVVLVGQQDRRHLAHEPFLTGRLDSLAGDYPVQVETPLRAQDVPGAIGRAAHAARTGRGPALVIVPMNDWAEPAEDLPVPAPAVLRTATAASPESVAETAALLAGAGAPALVVGAAADTQDTWSALVALAERLGCPVWQEPFGARAGFPQDHRLFAGHLPADRGRLREALAPHDLVLVVGAPVLRQYPYDEGPLVRPGTRLVLVTDDPAEAHRAPAELAVLTPLPDFVARLAAQVPGRDGEGARPARRPRPAPPAAGEPLRAAHVLAALAERLPADTVLIEETPSSRPDLHALLPARGPLGFLSAAMGGLGFAMPAAVGARMAAPRRPVLAVLGDGSSLYQVQALWTAAHYDVGAVFVVLSNGRYAVMDRLAEKAGGKGPWPAFDGISVHALATALGCPAERITRHDELIAALDAVVPTLASRTRPLLLDVAVEPDPTFEP
- a CDS encoding PDR/VanB family oxidoreductase; the encoded protein is MPPTTSPHTEVELDLTLVRKEPLADGVVRLTLGHPEGEPLPAWRPGAHIDVRLAPDLVRQYSLCGDPDDPSVLQVAVLREQDGRGGSAHVHDHLAEGGTVRIRGPRNHFPLVDAERYLFIAGGIGITPILPMVAEAARRGADWRLVYGGRTRASMAFADRLAADHPGRVEICPQDETGLLDLQGLLGEPRADTEVYCCGPAPLLGAVELHCRDWPAGALHIERFTPREDPAPDGTGESFEVELAGSGTTLTVPPDRSVLEVLEEAGVPVLSSCREGTCGTCETGVLQGEVEHRDSLLTDAERAANDVMFVCVSRCASKRLVLDL
- a CDS encoding aromatic ring-hydroxylating dioxygenase subunit alpha, which translates into the protein MTSFVRNQWYVAAYGREVSRELFSRTVCGEPILLWRTESGAVTAMSDRCVHRRFPLSQEPSRLVGDQVVCGYHGFTYGADGVCVSVPGQKRVPRTARLTSYPVVEQDSFVWVWIGDRELADEKLVPRAPWLDHPGYTTVSGMEPLAARYDLLVDNLLDLSHETYLHGGYIGTPEVAETPITTEVDDAAGVVRVSRRMDDAACPPFYANSTGIDGRITRWQDIEYHAPCLYLLHSRVAPVGSRPPEPDGTDPDGFHMEVVYAITPETEHSTHDFWAVARDFALDDASVTEFVHDNNRTVVLQDVVALDALEKAISAERGGYQELSINIDTGGLAARRILKRLSDEGAAGAAGAAGDAAPAPVAR